One genomic segment of Peribacillus sp. FSL H8-0477 includes these proteins:
- a CDS encoding RNA polymerase sigma factor: MNVIDENNELSSELNIVYRYLRKLGIAQADAEDAVQETAYKYLLYYDTIQTSKIRSWLIRVSLNFYYDQCRKQQRYEVTIPKTVEADMNQLPEVIFLEKERNNELGYAISKLKPHFQELLLLKYHSGLSYKDISKLLEVKVSSIKTNLFRARKQLAKVYKEANHE, from the coding sequence ATGAATGTTATAGATGAAAATAACGAGTTAAGTTCAGAGCTTAATATTGTGTATAGATATTTACGGAAATTAGGCATCGCACAGGCAGATGCAGAAGATGCAGTACAGGAAACAGCTTATAAATATTTGTTGTACTATGATACGATTCAAACTTCAAAGATACGGAGCTGGCTGATTCGTGTATCATTAAATTTTTATTATGATCAGTGTCGTAAACAACAAAGATATGAGGTTACTATACCGAAGACAGTAGAGGCGGATATGAACCAGCTTCCTGAGGTGATTTTTCTTGAAAAGGAAAGAAATAATGAGCTTGGATATGCAATTTCTAAGTTAAAACCACATTTTCAAGAGCTTTTACTATTAAAATATCATTCGGGTTTATCGTATAAAGATATTTCTAAATTATTGGAAGTAAAGGTAAGTTCGATTAAGACGAATTTATTCAGGGCAAGAAAACAACTAGCAAAAGTGTATAAGGAGGCAAACCATGAGTGA
- a CDS encoding DUF3311 domain-containing protein, which translates to MKILYVLTLVPFIGILGFLPFVNRIEPYVLGMPFYMFWMAMWVVLTSAVLAVMYKLDPRNREGEEE; encoded by the coding sequence ATGAAGATTTTATATGTTCTAACTTTAGTTCCTTTTATCGGAATCTTGGGGTTTCTTCCTTTTGTTAATCGTATTGAACCCTATGTATTAGGAATGCCTTTTTATATGTTTTGGATGGCAATGTGGGTCGTCCTTACTTCCGCCGTCTTAGCTGTTATGTATAAGCTTGATCCAAGAAATCGAGAAGGTGAAGAAGAATGA
- a CDS encoding amino acid permease yields MAKQELKRDLKNRHVQLIAIGGTIGTGLFLGSGRAIQLAGPSIIFSYLIIGISLFFVMRALGELLLSNAGYTSFTEFAAEYVGPWAGFVTGWTYWFCWIMTAMADIIAVGVYMQYWFDIPQWIPALGCLVILLCLNLLTVKLFGELEFWFSLIKVVTIIALIIIGVVLLVIGFKTNTGTVSVTNLWSHGGMFPNGMSGFLLSLQLVVFSFVGVELVGVTAAETANPKKNIPSAINKIPVRILLFYIGAIFVILCVNPWTQLDAASSPFVEVFALIGIPVAAGIINFVVLTSAASAGNSGLFSTSRMLFTLSNNNEAPRKFAALNKHAVPSNALITSTVVVSIGALLSKIIPEQAFTVVTTISAICFIWVWSIILISHIRYTKTRPDLRAVSTFKAPFTPFINYVILGLFLFILIVMLFAEATRLSLLMTPFWFILLVILYNYQKNK; encoded by the coding sequence TTGGCTAAACAAGAATTAAAAAGAGATTTAAAAAACCGGCATGTACAACTCATTGCCATCGGCGGTACCATTGGTACTGGCCTGTTTTTAGGATCTGGACGGGCCATACAATTGGCAGGTCCCTCCATCATCTTTTCCTACTTGATTATAGGGATTTCCTTATTTTTTGTAATGCGGGCATTAGGAGAGTTACTTTTATCCAATGCAGGGTACACCTCGTTTACCGAATTCGCAGCTGAATATGTTGGGCCATGGGCGGGGTTTGTAACAGGGTGGACATATTGGTTTTGTTGGATTATGACCGCAATGGCCGATATCATCGCTGTTGGTGTCTATATGCAATATTGGTTCGATATTCCTCAATGGATACCAGCTCTTGGATGCCTGGTTATCTTATTATGCTTGAACCTGTTGACTGTTAAGTTATTTGGAGAATTGGAATTTTGGTTCTCACTTATTAAAGTCGTCACTATTATTGCCTTGATTATTATAGGCGTTGTCCTTTTAGTAATTGGATTCAAAACAAATACAGGAACCGTTTCTGTCACCAATCTTTGGAGTCACGGAGGTATGTTCCCTAATGGTATGTCTGGATTCTTACTTTCTTTACAGTTGGTTGTCTTTTCCTTTGTTGGCGTGGAGTTAGTTGGTGTAACGGCAGCGGAAACAGCTAATCCTAAAAAGAATATCCCTTCTGCCATCAATAAAATTCCTGTACGGATCTTATTGTTCTATATCGGCGCAATTTTCGTCATTCTCTGTGTAAATCCATGGACACAGCTTGATGCTGCGAGCAGTCCATTCGTTGAGGTGTTTGCTCTAATTGGTATCCCTGTTGCTGCAGGTATTATTAACTTTGTTGTACTAACCTCAGCGGCTTCTGCTGGAAATAGTGGATTATTCTCTACCAGCAGGATGCTGTTCACACTGAGTAACAATAATGAGGCGCCCCGTAAATTTGCAGCATTAAATAAACATGCTGTTCCAAGTAATGCCTTGATTACCTCAACGGTTGTTGTCTCAATTGGCGCTTTGCTCAGTAAAATAATCCCGGAACAAGCTTTTACAGTGGTGACCACCATCTCTGCCATTTGTTTCATTTGGGTATGGAGTATCATTTTAATTTCTCATATTAGATATACGAAAACACGACCAGACTTAAGGGCTGTATCAACATTCAAGGCTCCCTTTACGCCGTTTATCAATTACGTTATTTTAGGGTTGTTCCTATTTATTCTTATCGTAATGTTGTTTGCAGAAGCTACACGTTTATCCCTATTGATGACCCCATTCTGGTTTATTCTTTTAGTGATTCTATATAATTATCAGAAAAACAAATGA
- a CDS encoding methyltransferase, giving the protein MRDHYYDKLLNIKTGGIQQGFNKSFHHHRYEPTPFSALETLFEEYELKSSDRIVDFGCGKGRLNFFINYVYDATVVGIDMNELLYEEAMDNRKNYLKKVDTDKEKIEFHCCYAQKYQIKPEDNRFYFFNPFSVQVFNAIVNNILLSLETTPREVDLVLYYPSDDYIYFLENQTVFELKKEIILPGLYENNVNERFLIYSLSFV; this is encoded by the coding sequence ATGAGAGATCATTATTATGATAAGTTGCTGAATATTAAAACTGGAGGTATTCAGCAGGGATTCAATAAATCGTTTCATCACCATCGTTATGAGCCAACCCCTTTTAGTGCTTTAGAAACGCTATTTGAGGAGTATGAATTAAAAAGCAGTGACCGAATTGTTGATTTTGGGTGTGGAAAAGGGAGGTTAAATTTTTTTATTAATTATGTGTATGATGCAACAGTAGTCGGAATTGATATGAATGAGCTGCTTTATGAAGAGGCTATGGATAATCGGAAAAATTATTTGAAAAAGGTCGACACGGATAAAGAGAAAATTGAGTTTCACTGCTGTTATGCGCAAAAGTACCAAATCAAACCTGAAGATAATCGGTTTTATTTTTTTAATCCATTTTCGGTCCAAGTATTTAATGCGATTGTAAATAACATTTTACTCTCATTAGAAACAACACCTCGTGAGGTAGATTTAGTCTTATATTATCCTTCAGATGATTATATCTATTTCTTGGAAAATCAAACGGTATTCGAATTAAAGAAAGAAATCATTTTACCAGGTTTATATGAAAATAATGTTAATGAACGGTTTTTAATCTACTCACTGTCCTTTGTTTAG
- the exaC gene encoding acetaldehyde dehydrogenase ExaC: MIYANPNTEGSVIQFKEKYDNFIGGKWVAPVNGQYFENKSPVTGEVFTKAARSSAEDIELALDAAHAAKVAWGKTTAAERARLLNKIADRLEENLEKLAVAETWDNGKAVRETLNADIPLAIDHFRYFASAIRSQEGRTTQLDNDTVAYHFQEPLGVVGQIIPWNFPILMAVWKIAPALAAGNCIVMKPAEQTPASIMVLIEVIEDILPAGVLNIVNGFGVEVGKPLATNPRIAKIAFTGSTAVGRQIMQYATENIIPVTLELGGKSPNVFFEDVMDKDDSYLDKAIEGMVMFALNSGEICTCPSRAIIQESIYDKFMERALERVKAIKVGNPLDTEVMMGAQASSQQKEKILSYIQLGQEEGAELLIGGAENKIDGLENGNYIEPTVFKGNNKMRIFQEEIFGPVLAVTTFKDFDEAMEIANDTLYGLGAGVWSRSGDLAYRAGRGIEAGRVWTNTYHQYPAGAAFGGFKLSGIGRENHAMMLDHYQQTKCLLVSYAKDAQGFF; encoded by the coding sequence ATGATTTATGCAAATCCGAATACAGAGGGATCGGTTATACAATTTAAAGAGAAGTATGATAACTTTATTGGGGGAAAATGGGTTGCACCAGTAAATGGTCAATACTTTGAAAATAAATCTCCAGTAACTGGAGAAGTTTTCACTAAAGCTGCTCGTTCTTCAGCAGAAGATATTGAATTGGCATTAGATGCAGCACATGCAGCAAAAGTAGCTTGGGGAAAAACTACTGCAGCTGAACGTGCTCGTTTATTAAATAAGATCGCTGATCGTTTAGAAGAAAATTTAGAAAAACTTGCTGTAGCGGAAACATGGGACAACGGTAAGGCAGTCCGCGAAACATTGAATGCAGATATTCCGTTAGCAATCGATCACTTCCGTTACTTTGCAAGTGCTATTCGTTCTCAAGAAGGCCGCACAACTCAACTAGATAACGATACAGTAGCTTACCACTTCCAAGAACCACTAGGTGTTGTTGGACAGATCATTCCTTGGAACTTCCCAATTCTAATGGCAGTTTGGAAAATCGCTCCAGCATTAGCAGCAGGTAACTGTATCGTCATGAAACCAGCTGAACAAACGCCTGCTTCTATTATGGTATTAATAGAAGTAATTGAAGATATCCTTCCTGCAGGTGTTCTTAATATTGTAAATGGTTTCGGTGTTGAAGTTGGTAAACCACTTGCAACGAATCCGCGTATTGCTAAAATTGCATTTACAGGTTCAACTGCTGTTGGTCGTCAAATCATGCAATATGCAACAGAAAACATCATTCCTGTAACACTTGAACTTGGTGGTAAATCACCTAACGTATTCTTTGAAGATGTTATGGATAAAGACGATTCTTATTTAGATAAAGCAATCGAAGGAATGGTTATGTTCGCATTGAACTCTGGCGAGATCTGTACGTGCCCTTCTCGTGCAATTATCCAAGAATCAATCTATGATAAATTCATGGAACGCGCATTAGAACGTGTTAAAGCGATTAAAGTGGGTAACCCGCTTGATACTGAAGTAATGATGGGAGCTCAAGCTTCTAGTCAACAAAAAGAAAAAATCTTATCTTACATCCAACTTGGTCAAGAAGAGGGCGCTGAATTACTAATCGGTGGAGCAGAAAACAAAATTGACGGTCTTGAAAATGGTAATTACATCGAACCAACTGTATTTAAAGGAAACAATAAAATGCGCATCTTCCAAGAAGAAATTTTCGGACCGGTTCTTGCTGTTACTACATTTAAAGACTTCGATGAAGCGATGGAAATTGCAAACGATACTCTTTACGGCTTAGGAGCTGGTGTATGGTCACGCAGCGGAGATCTTGCTTACCGTGCAGGACGTGGTATCGAAGCTGGCCGTGTATGGACTAACACTTATCACCAATACCCTGCAGGCGCAGCATTCGGTGGTTTCAAATTGTCAGGTATCGGCCGTGAAAACCACGCTATGATGCTGGATCACTATCAACAAACAAAATGTCTACTAGTAAGCTACGCTAAAGACGCTCAAGGATTCTTCTAA
- a CDS encoding NAD-dependent epimerase/dehydratase family protein, translated as MKNVFILGGTGLLGYHTIRELVKREYKVSTVSLPPMPHPDLLPTGVDCQLGNIHEMSDDEVLKLLEGIDMFIYAAGEDERSVPAEPAVTFFYQANVLPTQRMARLARDAGVKRFVIYGSYFAHFAEKWTELDLKEQAYPRTRLLQEEVAILEGNGEMDVMSIRLPYIFGTMPGRLPLWTMFLPQIQGKEFVPVLAGGTAMVTVQQVAEATIGALEFGKHGEKYAIADTNMKHQEFFQIIADLLGQEDTIIQVAPLEQMKKALAEHDKEVAAAGKEHGIHLAMTAEIQNRDAFIDPNDTMPILKYKKDDVRAAIKETIELCIEAARK; from the coding sequence ATGAAAAATGTATTTATTCTAGGCGGAACGGGTCTCCTTGGCTACCATACTATTAGAGAATTAGTAAAAAGAGAATATAAAGTTTCTACTGTTTCTTTACCTCCGATGCCGCATCCAGATTTATTACCAACAGGCGTAGACTGTCAGTTAGGTAATATACATGAGATGTCTGATGATGAAGTATTGAAGCTTTTGGAAGGTATCGATATGTTTATCTATGCAGCTGGAGAGGACGAGCGTTCCGTTCCTGCTGAACCAGCTGTTACCTTTTTCTATCAGGCCAATGTCCTGCCTACGCAAAGAATGGCACGCTTAGCTAGAGATGCTGGTGTGAAAAGATTTGTCATCTATGGTTCTTACTTTGCACACTTTGCTGAAAAGTGGACGGAACTGGACTTAAAAGAACAAGCCTACCCTCGAACAAGGCTCTTACAAGAAGAAGTTGCCATATTAGAAGGTAATGGAGAAATGGATGTAATGTCCATTCGACTGCCATATATATTTGGTACGATGCCTGGAAGGCTTCCGTTATGGACGATGTTTCTGCCGCAAATCCAGGGAAAAGAGTTCGTACCAGTATTAGCGGGTGGGACAGCAATGGTCACGGTTCAACAAGTGGCAGAAGCAACCATTGGTGCTTTAGAGTTTGGAAAACATGGAGAGAAATATGCCATTGCGGATACGAATATGAAACACCAAGAATTCTTCCAAATCATTGCGGATTTACTTGGTCAAGAAGACACAATCATTCAAGTTGCTCCATTAGAACAAATGAAGAAAGCTTTAGCGGAGCATGATAAAGAGGTTGCTGCTGCGGGGAAAGAACATGGAATTCATTTAGCCATGACAGCAGAAATCCAAAATCGTGATGCCTTTATCGATCCAAATGACACGATGCCAATCTTAAAATATAAAAAAGACGATGTTCGAGCCGCTATAAAAGAAACGATCGAACTCTGTATAGAGGCTGCAAGGAAGTAA
- a CDS encoding sodium:solute symporter family protein has product MNIALIIILGFLILSIFLGIRSTKGKDMNLEQWTVGGRGFGTIFVFLLMAGEIYTTFSFLGGSGWAYSKGAPALYVLIYITLSYVLSYWLLPEIWKYAKDNRLMSQSDFFVSKYKSSSLGILAALVGVVSMIPVIVVQLKGLGIIVSEASYGAISMSTAVWLGAISLTIYVMISGIHGSAWIAVIKDIMMIVIIAFLGIYLPIHYFGGLQPMFEAINSAKPGFLKLPDQGLSVSWFISTVILLVFGFYMWPQVFSAVYTARSGKTFRKNAIISPLYTLMLLFVFFVGFAAILKVPGLQGADADLSLLRLTIQTFDPWFIGIIGAAGMLTALVPGSMLLMSVSTLLAKNVYKELLPGASDKNVMRIAKCLVPVVALVSVYFTLNGGETMSALILMGYSFITQLFPSLLFSLKQKNMVTKYGALTGIISGLSIVTYITISQSTIGTLLPFLPQAAKDLNVGIIALLVNFIVMITVSLISKKN; this is encoded by the coding sequence ATGAATATCGCACTGATCATTATTCTAGGATTTTTAATTTTATCCATTTTTCTAGGCATTCGATCTACAAAAGGCAAAGATATGAACTTAGAACAATGGACAGTCGGCGGTCGGGGATTTGGTACAATTTTCGTCTTTTTATTGATGGCTGGAGAGATTTACACCACCTTTTCATTTCTTGGAGGCAGCGGCTGGGCTTACAGTAAAGGTGCACCTGCTTTATACGTACTCATATATATTACATTATCTTATGTGCTATCTTATTGGTTACTCCCAGAGATTTGGAAATATGCAAAAGATAATCGATTAATGTCACAGTCTGATTTTTTTGTAAGTAAGTATAAGAGTTCCTCCTTAGGAATATTGGCGGCCCTTGTCGGTGTCGTATCCATGATTCCTGTCATTGTCGTGCAGCTAAAAGGTTTAGGAATTATTGTTTCAGAAGCTTCTTATGGAGCTATTTCAATGAGTACTGCTGTTTGGCTAGGAGCTATCAGCCTGACTATTTACGTGATGATTTCTGGAATTCACGGCTCTGCATGGATAGCTGTCATTAAAGATATCATGATGATTGTCATTATTGCCTTTTTGGGCATCTATCTTCCCATTCATTATTTTGGTGGTCTTCAACCGATGTTCGAAGCCATTAATTCAGCTAAACCCGGTTTTTTAAAGCTTCCCGATCAAGGGCTTAGTGTTTCGTGGTTCATCTCTACTGTTATCTTACTCGTATTTGGTTTTTACATGTGGCCGCAAGTTTTTAGCGCTGTCTATACTGCACGGAGCGGAAAAACATTTCGCAAAAATGCTATCATCAGTCCTTTATATACACTCATGCTGTTATTTGTCTTTTTCGTAGGATTTGCAGCCATTCTAAAGGTACCTGGATTACAAGGAGCCGATGCAGATCTTTCCTTATTACGTCTAACTATACAAACCTTCGATCCATGGTTTATAGGAATAATTGGCGCTGCTGGGATGCTGACCGCTTTAGTACCAGGCTCGATGCTGTTAATGAGTGTTTCTACCCTGCTCGCGAAAAATGTATATAAGGAGCTGCTTCCTGGAGCCTCAGATAAAAACGTGATGCGGATAGCTAAATGCCTCGTACCAGTCGTCGCCCTGGTATCTGTATACTTTACCTTAAACGGCGGCGAAACCATGTCTGCATTAATTCTTATGGGATATAGCTTTATTACGCAACTTTTCCCGTCTCTTCTCTTTAGTCTAAAACAAAAAAACATGGTTACTAAATATGGCGCCCTTACCGGCATCATCTCTGGATTATCGATTGTAACCTATATAACGATTAGTCAATCCACAATCGGCACACTGCTTCCATTTTTGCCGCAGGCAGCGAAAGACTTGAATGTTGGAATTATTGCCTTGTTAGTTAATTTCATTGTGATGATTACCGTAAGTCTTATTAGTAAGAAGAATTAG
- a CDS encoding SLAP domain-containing protein — protein MQQLKFEPSWDKALSSKDRIMFQEMFAKTCLSDTNRTQLVPVWYASNYKGELLITVLIHNFTNQTLTFHNTILRYIEGDNVAAEHIFTHPSLIIEPEVSMPWTFIFPVDCLNNPANRNGLLEILS, from the coding sequence ATGCAACAACTTAAGTTTGAACCGTCATGGGACAAAGCTCTATCTTCTAAGGATCGAATCATGTTCCAAGAAATGTTTGCAAAAACATGTCTATCGGATACTAATCGTACACAGCTAGTTCCTGTTTGGTACGCATCGAATTACAAAGGAGAATTATTAATCACCGTTCTGATTCATAATTTCACTAACCAGACACTTACCTTTCATAACACTATACTCCGTTATATTGAAGGAGATAATGTGGCAGCTGAGCATATATTTACCCATCCTTCTTTGATCATTGAACCAGAAGTAAGTATGCCTTGGACGTTTATTTTTCCTGTTGACTGTTTAAATAATCCCGCAAACCGAAACGGCTTATTAGAGATTTTATCCTAA
- the adhP gene encoding alcohol dehydrogenase AdhP codes for MKAAVVSSINPGKVEIVDREVPTIGPGQALVDVEYCGVCHTDLHVVKGDFGEVPGRVPGHEGIGIVKEIANDVTSLKVGDRVSIAWFYQGCGTCEYCLTGRETFCRSVKNAGFSVDGAMAQQCIVQADYAVKVPDGLDPAQASSITCAGVTCYKAIKVADIKPGQWIAIFGCGGLGNLAIQYAKHVFNAKVIAIDINDDKLELSKEVGADLVCNPLTDGDAGAWIQDKVGGAHAAVVTAVSKVAFNQAVNSVRAASKVVAVGLPPETMDLEIVKTVLDGIQIVGSLVGTRKDLEEAFQFGAEGKVVPIVETRCLHEINDIFEEMEAGKINGRMVIDMHKHQ; via the coding sequence ATGAAAGCAGCTGTAGTAAGTTCAATTAATCCTGGGAAAGTTGAGATAGTAGATAGAGAGGTACCAACAATTGGACCTGGACAAGCACTAGTGGATGTTGAATATTGCGGAGTTTGTCATACTGATTTGCACGTTGTTAAGGGAGATTTCGGTGAGGTTCCTGGACGTGTGCCCGGTCATGAAGGTATTGGAATTGTGAAAGAGATTGCTAATGATGTAACGAGTTTAAAAGTCGGAGACCGTGTAAGTATTGCTTGGTTTTATCAAGGATGCGGAACATGTGAATATTGTTTGACTGGAAGAGAAACGTTTTGTCGAAGTGTGAAGAACGCCGGTTTTAGCGTTGATGGGGCAATGGCGCAGCAGTGTATCGTACAAGCTGATTATGCTGTGAAAGTACCTGATGGGTTAGACCCTGCTCAAGCTAGTAGTATTACGTGTGCTGGTGTAACATGCTATAAAGCAATTAAGGTGGCAGACATAAAACCAGGTCAATGGATAGCGATTTTTGGCTGTGGAGGCTTAGGTAATCTAGCCATTCAATATGCTAAACACGTATTCAATGCAAAAGTAATTGCTATAGACATAAATGATGATAAATTAGAACTTTCAAAAGAAGTGGGAGCGGATCTAGTATGCAATCCTCTTACAGATGGTGATGCTGGAGCATGGATTCAGGATAAAGTCGGAGGAGCCCATGCCGCTGTTGTCACAGCCGTTTCTAAGGTAGCCTTCAATCAAGCTGTAAACAGCGTTCGTGCCGCATCTAAAGTAGTCGCTGTAGGTCTTCCTCCAGAAACGATGGATTTAGAAATTGTAAAAACTGTCCTTGATGGAATTCAAATTGTAGGATCTTTGGTAGGTACACGTAAAGATCTAGAAGAAGCATTTCAATTCGGGGCAGAGGGAAAAGTGGTTCCAATTGTTGAAACAAGATGTCTTCATGAAATAAATGATATTTTCGAAGAAATGGAAGCAGGTAAAATCAACGGCCGTATGGTTATTGATATGCATAAGCATCAATGA
- a CDS encoding amino acid permease — protein sequence MSNKELTRGLEARHIQMIALGGTIGVGLFMGSASTIAWTGPSVMLAYAIAGIFIFFIMRSMGEMLYLEPTTGSYATFASNYIHPLAGYLTAWSNWFQWVIVGMSEIIAVGLYMQYWFPDLPAWIPGVIAMVMLGAANLISVKSFGEFEFWFALIKIITIILMIIAGLGLIFFGLGNGGNAIGLSNLWSNGGFFTGGWKGFFFALSLVVAAYQGVELIGITAGEAKDPQNTITKAIKTIIWRILIFYIGAIFVIVTVFPWDQLDQVGSPFVSTFAKVGITAAAGIINFVVITAAMSGCNSGIFSSGRMLYTLARNGQAPKIFAKVSKNGVPAYCTIAVLIGLAIGVVLNYLAPPEIFVYVYSASVLPGMIPWFAILISSLRFRKERAADMKDHPFKMPFAPYTNYATIVFLLLVLVGMWFNPSTRISLIVGIIFLILVTASFYLLKMGKRVPLDSDEG from the coding sequence ATGTCAAATAAGGAACTAACAAGAGGCCTAGAAGCGCGTCATATTCAAATGATAGCATTGGGTGGAACAATTGGAGTTGGGTTATTTATGGGCTCAGCCAGTACGATAGCATGGACAGGGCCCTCTGTTATGCTAGCTTATGCAATTGCAGGGATTTTTATCTTTTTCATCATGCGTTCGATGGGAGAAATGTTGTATTTAGAGCCAACTACTGGTTCTTATGCTACATTTGCAAGTAACTATATTCATCCATTGGCAGGTTATCTGACTGCCTGGAGCAATTGGTTCCAATGGGTAATTGTCGGAATGTCAGAAATTATTGCGGTTGGGTTGTATATGCAGTATTGGTTCCCAGACTTACCTGCTTGGATTCCAGGTGTAATTGCCATGGTTATGCTAGGGGCTGCAAATCTAATATCAGTAAAATCTTTTGGCGAATTTGAGTTTTGGTTTGCCCTTATAAAGATTATCACAATTATCTTAATGATTATTGCCGGCCTCGGACTCATTTTCTTCGGTTTAGGAAATGGCGGGAATGCAATCGGCTTATCAAATCTTTGGTCAAATGGTGGTTTCTTCACAGGAGGATGGAAAGGTTTCTTTTTTGCTCTTTCTCTTGTTGTAGCAGCTTATCAAGGCGTCGAACTAATTGGTATCACTGCTGGAGAAGCAAAAGATCCTCAGAATACTATTACAAAAGCGATAAAAACCATTATTTGGCGGATACTCATTTTTTATATTGGTGCTATTTTTGTCATTGTTACCGTCTTTCCTTGGGATCAGCTAGATCAAGTAGGCAGCCCTTTTGTCTCGACGTTTGCTAAAGTCGGGATCACAGCAGCAGCGGGTATTATTAACTTTGTAGTGATTACAGCTGCGATGTCTGGATGTAACAGTGGGATTTTTAGTTCTGGACGGATGTTATATACATTGGCACGTAACGGACAAGCTCCAAAAATATTTGCTAAGGTTTCCAAAAATGGCGTACCCGCTTATTGTACAATTGCTGTCCTTATAGGATTAGCAATTGGGGTTGTCTTAAACTATCTTGCACCGCCAGAAATATTTGTGTATGTATACAGTGCTAGTGTCTTACCTGGAATGATTCCATGGTTTGCTATTTTGATCAGTTCGCTGAGATTTAGGAAAGAACGAGCAGCAGACATGAAAGATCATCCTTTCAAAATGCCATTTGCACCTTATACAAACTATGCCACGATTGTTTTCTTACTATTGGTTTTGGTTGGTATGTGGTTTAATCCTAGTACACGTATCTCGCTGATTGTCGGAATTATATTCTTAATTCTGGTAACAGCCAGCTTTTACCTCTTGAAAATGGGAAAAAGGGTACCGCTGGATTCTGATGAGGGATAA
- a CDS encoding anti sigma factor C-terminal domain-containing protein has protein sequence MSDDPTKPAEIDFFTNTSLQKSIKKTKKKQIIMYIFISVVSTTILLMVVLLGSQYILSNRIGNQDSIYFQIHGANISYESTSYSHNLFSVIAETTYKKNLGDRSITWNKTTEKIPVFGRKDMIDNSSGKIEVNHYNEKAQRTVRYNNFNNERKIDFYYPKLTYDYLPDELTIAVGLDKNQLIEIALSFKEPINAAELQERLGNENVNWLWADTTTSAQMAKMEKENIGDSVKTKGGGGALGFKVGQEAPYPEAYSQQFIKRLEEMSVTGHHKNTIKNALKGIEENTQTSNGKIRFNGAVVTGTPEELKRFQDLDFIRASVLGATIDQY, from the coding sequence ATGAGTGATGATCCAACAAAACCAGCTGAAATTGATTTTTTCACTAATACATCTTTACAAAAGTCTATCAAAAAAACGAAAAAGAAGCAGATTATTATGTATATCTTCATATCGGTTGTTTCTACAACCATCTTGCTGATGGTTGTATTATTAGGAAGTCAATACATACTGAGTAATAGGATTGGAAACCAAGATTCTATTTACTTTCAGATTCACGGAGCAAATATATCGTATGAGAGTACAAGTTATAGCCATAATCTTTTTAGTGTTATTGCAGAGACAACATATAAAAAAAACCTTGGAGATCGTTCAATTACTTGGAATAAAACTACAGAAAAAATTCCTGTATTCGGAAGGAAAGATATGATTGATAATAGCAGTGGAAAGATAGAAGTTAATCATTATAACGAAAAAGCACAACGAACTGTCCGTTATAACAACTTTAATAATGAAAGGAAAATTGATTTTTATTATCCGAAGTTGACCTATGATTATTTACCAGATGAACTTACTATTGCTGTTGGTTTGGATAAGAATCAATTAATTGAAATTGCCCTTTCCTTTAAGGAACCAATTAATGCAGCAGAGCTACAGGAACGGTTAGGGAATGAAAATGTCAATTGGTTATGGGCCGATACAACGACATCAGCTCAAATGGCTAAGATGGAAAAGGAGAACATTGGTGATAGTGTGAAAACGAAGGGTGGCGGGGGTGCTTTAGGATTTAAAGTGGGACAAGAAGCTCCTTATCCCGAGGCATACAGCCAACAGTTCATCAAAAGGTTGGAGGAAATGAGTGTAACCGGCCATCATAAAAATACGATTAAAAATGCTCTGAAAGGAATTGAAGAAAACACTCAAACTTCCAATGGGAAGATTCGTTTTAACGGAGCAGTTGTTACTGGAACTCCAGAAGAACTTAAACGCTTCCAAGATCTTGATTTTATTCGTGCCTCTGTACTTGGTGCTACGATTGATCAATATTAA